The Cyclobacterium amurskyense genome contains the following window.
CATGGCCCAAAGCTCCGGTATTTTGCTCCACACCATTGACTTTTTTTGTAGGGTGACCGATATAGTGGGATTGGTACTGACAAAGCGTTTCCAGATCTGATTCAGGGAAAAAACCTCTGTCTGCAAGCGTGACAAACAAGGCTTCTACGCAATGTCCTTTACTTTGAATATAGCGGTCTCTATCGGGGTTTCTGAAATTTTCGATGTCTACATTAAGTACTTTATTGTACAATACATTCAATATGTCCACACAAGACAAGCTACCTCCAGTATGTCCAGCTTTTGCTTTGTAAATGTATTTGAGAATATTTTTTCTCAGGAATACTGACTTCTTTTCTAATTCTTTATCTGACATTATTGTTCTGTCTTCTTGGTAACAATTAACCTTTTTTTTACCCTTCGTGATGGTACACATCCCACCCCATATAATTTTCAAATGCTTCTTTCAAAGCATCAGAGGTATGTGAGGCATTCATCACCACATGATGTTCGAAACCATTTTTACATATATAATTCATTAATCTTTGAAGGTTTGGGATTTTGGCAACGGCCCTATTTCCGAAAGTCTTTAATTCGTCATCTGTTAAAACACCATCGCCCATATAGGCTTTCATGATTCCTTTGGTGTCATCTGTTGTGATTCTTCCAAAAGTCAATGGGGAGGCAGGCGTACGCCCGTCCAATGCACCATAGGTGTTTTCCACTCCTACAGTTGTACCTAGAATTGGAGCATTGCTTATTTCAATGTCTGGTAAGAAGGATTTAGCCCAGTTTCCACAATGGAAAAGCACACATTTATCCTCATCGTCCGCATAGTTATTGTTCCAGTCTACCAAAGCACTGGGAGAACCAGAGGCCAATTGCATTGCATACATGCTGAGGGTTCCCGTCACATCTACTTCACAGGCGCTAGGGATCATGCCTTCGCTAAACATACTTGAGCTGGTGCAAACATTGCAGCCATAATTTTGCTGAAGCGAAGTCCAACATTGAATGGCATTGGCATCCAGTTGATTTTCAGTCATAAAGTCATTCAATACCACATCAAGCTTTGCCATCTGAATTAAAGACTCACTTGGGGTTTTTCCGGTAGAAGCATAATTGTGAATTTTCTCCAAATGATCTTTTACCCGCTGATGGGTAATATCCAATTTATTGGCTTTGCCAAGTATTTCCGACAAATCGCAGGTGACTACAGAAATACCATTTTTTTGCAATATTTTTTCACTGTACCTCACCGTGTTAAAAGCAGTGGGTCTGGCGCCAATGGCTCCAATTCGAACATTTTTCATCCCTTTAACTACACGGCAAACACCCAGGAATTTTTGTAAATCTGCCTGAAAGGATGGGTCGGTAGGGTGGACCACGTGTTTGGTAGTGATCGAATATTTGATACCGTATTGGTAAAGGTTATTGCAAACTGAGATTTTCCCACACCATGAATCTCTTCTGTTGGCTACATTTAGTTTATTCAGCTCATCAGGGTATCCTTGAATAAGTACCGGCACTTTAAGATCAGCAAGGTGTAAAGTGTCTGCAATTCCTCGTTCATCTCCGAAATTTGGGAGTACTACTAAAACACCTGCTATATCTTCCTTATGCTTCTTGAAAAGATCAGCACATTTCCTTGCATCTGTATAGGTTTCAACACCACCAAGTTTAGTCTCATTTTCTCCAAGAATAACGGCTTTTATACCTTGTTTCTCAAGTACGTTTAAGACCTCAACCCTTGATTCTGACACAAGTTTGTCAGGGAAAAAATCTCTGTTTCCTATGATAATGCCTAAAGTAATGTTTTGATTTTTCATTGTTTTGTAAGAAATGGTACTTTTTACTTTCTGTTTCTTTAATTATTGTCTTCAGCGATGATTAATTGGATTTCGTTTTCTTTGAAGACTTCTTTGTGTTTATTTTCGACCCCTTCGTCGGTGATAATGTAATCGATAAGGGATAAAGCTCCGAGACTGGCAAAAGCACTTTTTCCAATTTTTGAAGAATCAGCTACCAGGTAGGTAATGTCTGCGGCATCAATCATGGCTTTTTTCACTACAAGATCGCTAAGGCTTGGATAAGTAAGGCCAGATTTTAAGGATATGCCTGCAGTAGCCAGAAAGAGTTTCTGCACATTCAGTCCCTTAAAAAAGTCAGCCGCTTTTTGGCCGGTAAGTGATAAGGTAGGCGCCTTGAATTCACCTCCGGTCATGATAATGTCTATGTTTGGATTTGCTCCTAGCATCAGTGCTATATTTAGGGCATTCGTAATGACGGTTAACCCTTTGATATTAATAATTTTTTTAGCGATCTCTGTCGTAGTAGAGCCAGAATCAAGAATGATTGTGTCTCCGGGGTGAATGAATTCCAGACATTTTTCAGCAATAATTTCTTTTTCCTTTAGGTTATCCTGATGTACTAATGAGAAATTACGCACCTGGTCTTCGACATTTTTTAAATGTACACCACCATGCTCCCTAATGACCAATCCATTTTTCTCCAATTTCTCTAGGTCCTGTCTTATAGTGACCTCTGTGACTTTAAAGATTCTGGCCAGGTCGATAACTTTGGCAGATCCATCTTCTTTTAGTAAGTCAAGTATCTTTTCTTTTCTTTGTTTTGGCAACATTATTTCTTTGTATTTTGCGGAAGAACGAAGATAATTAACCTCTAAATAGTATCGTAAGTTTTTTTTTCTTTTTGTTTTGGTTAAAAGTTATCAATAATGATTTTAATTTATTGTTGTGTTCAATACACTATATTTAATAAGAAATCAAAGGTCTGGATTTAAGCTAATTTCAAAGATTTCTTAATGGTGATTTTAGTTAATATGGGCGTGTGCAAGCAATTAAGCCTGCCCACGCTCCATAATTATAGGAATAATAGGTATGTATTCTATTTTATTGATAACCTTGATGTTGAACAAATTCCTCCCGATTGGTTACCGCATCCAATTGAGCTTGGGGTATCGGTCTTATCAAGTGGAAAGGTTCTACTCTGGTGACATCAGGGTTTAAACTCAAAACTCTTTCCACCAATTTCTCTGTTCTTTTCAAGTCAAACCATCTCAATTGCTCCCCGGCAAACTCTCTAGCACGCTCGTCCAAAATAAAATCAAGGGTTACCTCTTCCGCAGTGATTTTCATTGCTTCTTCCAAACCAGGTTTTGCTGCGCGTGTTCTTACTACATTGATAAGGTCTGCTGCTGATTGTTTGTCGCCAAGAAACATCTGGGCCTCTGCTGCAATAAGGTACAATTCAGCAAATCGGATGACAAAAGCATCCCTTGAGCTTTGCGCTTCATTGGCACTAGACCGGGTATTGTCCATGTGCTTGGTCAGGGTAGGGTAGCGAAGGTTGTCCCTTACAGTACCATTCTCATTGTAGATGTCGTTCCTGTTGTATACTTGATACACATGACCGGGACTACCTGTGAAAGTGCTTCTGGTAGCCACCACTGCCGTGTCACCAACAGTCATTCCGGCCGGTGTGTTGGTTGAATTGGCGTACCAAACCTCCATAAATGAACCTTCGTATCTGGAGTCTTCTTCGCTAAAAAGGTCAAGAAACGCCCTTGTAGGCATGTACCTATTGAAGGGTCTTCCGTACTCAATTGCTCTTGTCATCCCAGGGAGGTTGTCGTATTTCATTAGGAAATGCAAGTGACCATTGTTACTGCCTCTTCCATGTCCTAATGGGTTGGTAGAGGAATTCCGAAGGTCATTTAGTGTTAGGTTTTCTGCATAATTAACTGCGTAAACAATTTCACTGTTTTGGTTATTTCCCATATCCCATAGATCTGCATAATTTGAGACTAACTCGTAGCCAAAACCCCCATTGATGACTGATTCAGCCATTTGGGATGCTTCATTGTACATTTTTCTGGTAAGGTAAATCCGTGCCAGGAAAGCCATGGCTGCAGGTTTTGTAACCCTTCCGTAGTCTGAAGTTGTGGTGGATAAATTGGCTACAGCAAAATCCAGATCTGTCAGTATTTGGTCATAAAAGGTGTCTACAGGTGTTTTATTGGCTGTCGTGATGATTCCTTGGGATTCTTCAAGCGTAAAATGTACGCCTCCCCATGTTTCCACAATATGGTAGTAATAAAAGGCCCTTAAAAATTTCAATTCAGCCTCTCTTTGTGAGCGCATGGAGGGGGTGAAACCTGCTTCCTCAATACGGTTAATTCCTGCATTGGTAAGGTTTATCGCTGCATACAATTCCCTCCATTCGGTGGTAATTGGTGCATTGGTGCCTTGTAAATTGGTATATGTAGTAAGGTCAGGCCAAACATCACCTGCGGCGCTTATCCATATGTCCGTGCCCATTTCAGTCATATTAAAACCTTCTTCTTTTCCATACCACCACCTTTGGTAAGAATATGCGGCATTGACCAAAGATTCAAACCCTTCAGGTGTACTGTAAACCGCTTCAGCAGTAAGACCACTGGGGTTGTATTCTTCCAGCACATCATTACATGATGTCGTAAATAGGGCCACGAATAATGCGGCTGCTGATAGTGTTTTTATATTTTTCATTTTGAATCGATTAAAAGCCAAGATTGATTCCGAAAACATAATTTTTTAACATAGGGTAACTTTCTCCACCACCTCGCTCAGGATCATATTCATCCAGCTTTTTGCTTTTGGTAAAGGTGAATAGGTTGGAGCCGGAAAAGTAAATCCTCATATTACTGAATATTGATTTGTCCGTGCTTGGTAGTGTGTAGCCCAGTGAAAGATTTCGTACCCTGAGGTAAGACCCGTCTACATAGCCTATTGTGCTCCAGTAAAGAGTGGAGGAGCCGGATACTCCAGCATTTGGTCTTGGATATTCATTGGTTGGGTTTTCCGGGGTCCAATAATCAATAACCTTCGTACTATTGCTCAAATTGGACTGCCGATCGTATCTGCCTAGAAAGTCAGGATCAATCGTTTGACCCCAACGGGCAAATAGGTACACGCTAAAGTCAATTCGCTTATAGGTTACTTTATTGTTTAAACCACCAAACCAATCCGGTCTATTATTGCCTGCAAGAACACGTCTATCATTGACGGCGTCAATTTTCATGTCTCCATTTTGGTCTTTCACTTTTATGTCACCAGGCACCTGCCCATAAACTGCGGCTTCATCTGCCTCATTGGTTTGCCATATTCCCAGTTTTTCATAATCGTAAAAAACACTTATCGGTTGACCAACAAACCATCCATTTCCAATATCGTCCACTCCTTCGGTAACCAAGGAAACAATTTCCTCCCTGTTTCTAGTGAAGGTAAGTGTGGTTTCCCATTGCAGGTTTTCGTTTTCGATATTTAGGGAATTAATCCCGATTTCAACTCCCTGATTTTTGGTTTTACCAATGTTTTGGTACACCTGCTGTACACCTGAAGTTGGTGGCAGGCCACGTGGCAAAAGAAGGTCAGATGTGCGGGTGTCGTAAATGTCCATTGTGGCATTTATTCTGCTTCTCCATAGTCCTAAGTCAATGCCAAAGTTGGTTGTTTCAGACAATTCCCATCCAGCATCTGGATTGCCTAAGAGTGGGGAGAAGGTAAACCCTTGGAAACTTGATTCACCGAAAGCCATAGGGATTCTGGTTAAAGAACTTTGTGTTCCATAGGCTTTAATTCCTGAGTTTCCTGCTACACCATAGCTCAAGCGAAGTTTTAACTCACTAACAGCAGCTACATTCTGCATAAAGTTCTCATCTACTACTCTCCAAGCAAATGCTGCTGAAGGGAAATAGGCCCATTTATTTCCTTTGGACAATCTTGAAGCGCCATCCGCTCTATCTGTAAGGGTTATCAGGTATTTGCCTTTATAACTGTAATTCAAACGTGCGGCGAAGGAGAGTACATTCCATTTCGAAAACCCACTGTTAATGGAAATGTTGTCAGGGGCATTCCCTAGTCCAAAAAACAATTGGCCAGGAAGTAATTGGTTTTCCCCTTGGGCAAGAACATTGTCCGACTCTTCCTGCACAAAACTGCTTAATGCTGTAATGGCAAATGAATGGTCCTTAATCTCCTTTTGGTAATTGATAACATTGTCCCAGTTGATAAAGCGGCTATTGGATGCGGTGTATTGTGCACGACTGGTGCCACCGTTTCTACTGATGGAATTGGATGCTTCGAAAAGACCAACCCTGGTGTTATTGATATTTGTGCCAAAATTTGTCCGGAAGTTAAACCCTTCAAAAGGCTTCAATTCCAAGTATACGTTGGCGAGTACATTTGTTATTTTGCCTTTGTTTGAGAATATGTCTGGTTGTTCATCCGCCAAAGGGCTAATCGAGGATCCTCCGAGTGGATAGACAATGAAATCTCCATTTTCATCATATACAGTTCCAAGAGGGATGATTTTATTGGCCATGTTCAATGGATCCCTACGGTAACTTTCATCTCTATTGGCCACCTGCGCTTGCATACCGGCTTTTATCCAACTGTTGAAAGTATGGTCTACATTGGTTCTAAGCGTGTATCGTTTTACATTGTCAAATTTCAAAATGCCATTTTCTCCATAAAAATCCAGAGAGGTGTATACTTTGGTTCTGTCCCCTCCGGAATTAACTCCAAGATTGTAATTTTGCTGATTACCATTGCTTAATAGTAAGCTTTGGTAGTCAATCCAATCTCCATTTGCGATGGCTGCCAGTTCTTGGGTATTAAAAATCAATGGGTCATCAGCCACCGAGTTCCATTTTCCTGTAGTCCTATTGGCTTCTCTTTTGATGGCCACGTATTCGTCTCCATTCAATACCGAAGGGTATCTGGAAACCTCTGACACCCCATAATAGGAGTTAAGAGTGACCGAAGGCTTTCCGGAGCTTCCTTTTTTGGTAGTAATGATAACTATACCGTTTGCACCCTGCCACCCATAAATGGCTGTAGAAGAAGCATCTTTTAAAAATTCCATTGACTCAATATCGTTGGGATTGATATTGTCAATGCTTCCCGTTTGAACGCCGTCTACAATAAATAAAGGATTGTTACTGGCTCCAATGGATCTGTTTCCTCTAATCCTAATATTGATGCCAGAAGATGAGGAACCATTGCCTCGCGTGATGTCCACACCTGCAATTTTTCCTTGAATGGACTCTAAAGGGTTTTGAGCCGGTACTTGTCTGATTTCCTCACTTTTGACGGAGGTAACCGCTCCTGTGAGGTCTCTTTTCTTAACCGTACCGTATCCAATCACGACAACTTCCTCCATATTGGTAATATCGGGAGTCAGGGTAATCTGAATAGAAGTTTGGTTACCTACTTTTACTTCCTGCGGGATATACCCAATGGAGCTAAAGACCAATGTTGCATCTGCCGCCGCTGAAATAGTGAATTTGCCATCAATATTAGTTGCAGTCCCAATATTGGTGCCTTTTACCAGAACAGTTGCTCCCGGAAGCACATCGTCTAAGTCGGATGATTTAACAGTTCCAGTAATAGTGGTGTTCTGAGCAGATAGCTCAGAAAGAATAAGCATAAAACAGGCAATGACGAACAAGGCTGTTTTTAAAAGCCTACCTCCAGATGATGGAGGGATTTTAATGTAAGAATATTTCATCATGGTTTTTTGGGATTTGTTAACAGCAAAGGTTAAATAGTATGTTTGAATAGGTTTTTGATATAATTTTCTCGGTATTCGTAAAATAAAGAAACTAAAAGAAAGTAAATGGTAAATATGTCGGGTATAAATCTAGTCATAATAAGATTTAAAATAAAAATATTTTAAAATATATTTTCGAAAAATTACTTTTAATTTTTCTTTTACTTTCTTTTTGATACATTTATACCCAGTATTTAAATAGATAATGGATGTTTATAGTATTTAATAAGCTGAAATTGAACTAATAGTGATTGAATTGTAAAACGTAAATAAAAGAAAATTAGTCATAAATAATAATGAAGAAAACAGTAGGTTTAAGGTTCATAGTACTTGTTTTAATTGTCACTTTTTGTGGTTGTGGAAGCAAGGTAAGGGGGCAGGATAAGCCCAGGGTTTTAATAAGTTCTGATATAGGGGGGACTGATCCTGATGATTTTCAGTCCATGATACATTTATTAATGTATGCGGATCAATTTGAAATTGAGGGGCTGGTAGCTTCACCTTTCGGAGATGGACGTAAAAGCAATTTTTTGGACATAATTGAAGATTATGAAAAAGATTATGCCCAGTTAGCAAAACATGCAAGTGACCTTCCGAAACCCGCTGCCTTGAGAGCGGTGGTCAAGCAGGGTGCCATTCAGGCAGCTCCTTTTCAGGGGTATTCTACTTCTACGGAAGGTTCAGATTGGATCATTAAATGCGCCAAAAAAGAAAGTGATCAGCCGCTTTGGGTTTTGGTTTGGGGAGGAATAGAAGACCTCGCTCAGTCATTGCATGATGCTCCGGAAATAAAGGAGAATATAAGGGTGTATTGGATAGGAGGTCCTAATAAGAAATGGAGCATCAATGCCTACTCTTATATAGCGGCCAATCACGGAGACCTTTGGATGATAGAGACCAATGCGACCTATAGGGGCTGGTTTATGGATGAAGATTCTCCTGAAGCATTTAAAGCTGAAACTTATTATGATAATTTTATCCAGGGGCGAGGTGTAATGGGTAAGGATTTTATCAATTATTATAATGGAGAAATAAAAATGGGAGATACCCCTTCACTGGCTTATGTTATGAATGGAGACCCGGAAGACCCTACAGGAGAAAGTTGGGGTGGTAGCTTTGAGAAGATAGACCGCAGTTCCAGAAGTGTATTTGAAGGTGGCAGCACCAAGGCAGATACAGTGGCCGCTTATGCTACAATCGAATGGAGATTTAAAGGGCCTAAAATAATGGTTCCGGAGGATTCTACAGTTTTTCATATCAAAATACAAGGTCAGGTTTGGCCGGGTTATTACCTCGGAGAGGGGATTTACGGAGTGAAATATAGCTCTAAAAAGGCTGAACACGGTAAATACAAAACCAGTAGTGAAATCCCTGAACTGAATGGCTTGGAAGGAGAATATATCAGTACCATTCCTTGGCCAGGTAAACCCTCTTCAGACGATTACCAGTTAGGTTCCAACTGGTACAGTGACCGATTAGCTGAAGGATTATTTATAAAAGACCAACAAGGAGCAAAAACCATTGCTAAATTCAGAGAAGCCTTTTTGGGCGACTGGGGAGATAGATGGAAATGGTTGGAGAAGTAAACGTAATAGAAAAACTATTGCCTACTTAGGGATTAATATTACTACAAATAAGGAAATTCAATTACAATGAAAAATAGAATCGCACTTTCAAAAACAATTGGATTAATAGGGTTAATTGCAGTTTTTGCGATTGGCTCCGCAATGGGTCAGAAAGATTCCAAAGATTTTCAAGACATGCGCTGGAAGGATGTTGCTGTGAAAATGCCGGAAGCCTGGTATGCTTCCAATGAAGCAAAACTTGTAGCAGAAAATGTACTGCTGACCCAAAAAGCTATTGGTGGTTGGGAAAAAAACAAGCCCTATCATCATCCAATGGATGCTGGTAAAAAAGCAGCTTACCTAAAAACAAAAGATGAAATTGGAGCAACATTTGATAATGATGCAACCATTACCGAGTTGAGATTTCTCGCCAATGTATATTCAAAAACCAAGGACGAACGCTACAAGCAGGCTTTTGAAAAAGGTATAAATTATATACTCAAGGCACAATACGACAATGGGGGTTGGCCTCAGTTTTATCCGGTACGCAAAGGAAGTGTGGCGTATTCCGGCCACATCACCTTCAATGACGATGCCATGGTCAATATAATGCGCTTCCTAAAAGAATTGCTATCCGATGATCCCGCTTTTCAGTCCATGCAATTGTCGGACAGTAAAAAAGCCAAAATTCAGGAAGCCTATGACAAAGGAATAGCGTGTTTTCTAAATACTCAGATTGTCGTCAAAGGGGAGCCTACCGCATGGTGTGCTCAACATGATTCTGTAACCCTTGCACCCGCAAAAGCCAGAAGTTATGAATT
Protein-coding sequences here:
- a CDS encoding RagB/SusD family nutrient uptake outer membrane protein, with protein sequence MKNIKTLSAAALFVALFTTSCNDVLEEYNPSGLTAEAVYSTPEGFESLVNAAYSYQRWWYGKEEGFNMTEMGTDIWISAAGDVWPDLTTYTNLQGTNAPITTEWRELYAAINLTNAGINRIEEAGFTPSMRSQREAELKFLRAFYYYHIVETWGGVHFTLEESQGIITTANKTPVDTFYDQILTDLDFAVANLSTTTSDYGRVTKPAAMAFLARIYLTRKMYNEASQMAESVINGGFGYELVSNYADLWDMGNNQNSEIVYAVNYAENLTLNDLRNSSTNPLGHGRGSNNGHLHFLMKYDNLPGMTRAIEYGRPFNRYMPTRAFLDLFSEEDSRYEGSFMEVWYANSTNTPAGMTVGDTAVVATRSTFTGSPGHVYQVYNRNDIYNENGTVRDNLRYPTLTKHMDNTRSSANEAQSSRDAFVIRFAELYLIAAEAQMFLGDKQSAADLINVVRTRAAKPGLEEAMKITAEEVTLDFILDERAREFAGEQLRWFDLKRTEKLVERVLSLNPDVTRVEPFHLIRPIPQAQLDAVTNREEFVQHQGYQ
- a CDS encoding nucleoside hydrolase-like domain-containing protein, with the protein product MKKTVGLRFIVLVLIVTFCGCGSKVRGQDKPRVLISSDIGGTDPDDFQSMIHLLMYADQFEIEGLVASPFGDGRKSNFLDIIEDYEKDYAQLAKHASDLPKPAALRAVVKQGAIQAAPFQGYSTSTEGSDWIIKCAKKESDQPLWVLVWGGIEDLAQSLHDAPEIKENIRVYWIGGPNKKWSINAYSYIAANHGDLWMIETNATYRGWFMDEDSPEAFKAETYYDNFIQGRGVMGKDFINYYNGEIKMGDTPSLAYVMNGDPEDPTGESWGGSFEKIDRSSRSVFEGGSTKADTVAAYATIEWRFKGPKIMVPEDSTVFHIKIQGQVWPGYYLGEGIYGVKYSSKKAEHGKYKTSSEIPELNGLEGEYISTIPWPGKPSSDDYQLGSNWYSDRLAEGLFIKDQQGAKTIAKFREAFLGDWGDRWKWLEK
- a CDS encoding SusC/RagA family TonB-linked outer membrane protein, which gives rise to MMKYSYIKIPPSSGGRLLKTALFVIACFMLILSELSAQNTTITGTVKSSDLDDVLPGATVLVKGTNIGTATNIDGKFTISAAADATLVFSSIGYIPQEVKVGNQTSIQITLTPDITNMEEVVVIGYGTVKKRDLTGAVTSVKSEEIRQVPAQNPLESIQGKIAGVDITRGNGSSSSGINIRIRGNRSIGASNNPLFIVDGVQTGSIDNINPNDIESMEFLKDASSTAIYGWQGANGIVIITTKKGSSGKPSVTLNSYYGVSEVSRYPSVLNGDEYVAIKREANRTTGKWNSVADDPLIFNTQELAAIANGDWIDYQSLLLSNGNQQNYNLGVNSGGDRTKVYTSLDFYGENGILKFDNVKRYTLRTNVDHTFNSWIKAGMQAQVANRDESYRRDPLNMANKIIPLGTVYDENGDFIVYPLGGSSISPLADEQPDIFSNKGKITNVLANVYLELKPFEGFNFRTNFGTNINNTRVGLFEASNSISRNGGTSRAQYTASNSRFINWDNVINYQKEIKDHSFAITALSSFVQEESDNVLAQGENQLLPGQLFFGLGNAPDNISINSGFSKWNVLSFAARLNYSYKGKYLITLTDRADGASRLSKGNKWAYFPSAAFAWRVVDENFMQNVAAVSELKLRLSYGVAGNSGIKAYGTQSSLTRIPMAFGESSFQGFTFSPLLGNPDAGWELSETTNFGIDLGLWRSRINATMDIYDTRTSDLLLPRGLPPTSGVQQVYQNIGKTKNQGVEIGINSLNIENENLQWETTLTFTRNREEIVSLVTEGVDDIGNGWFVGQPISVFYDYEKLGIWQTNEADEAAVYGQVPGDIKVKDQNGDMKIDAVNDRRVLAGNNRPDWFGGLNNKVTYKRIDFSVYLFARWGQTIDPDFLGRYDRQSNLSNSTKVIDYWTPENPTNEYPRPNAGVSGSSTLYWSTIGYVDGSYLRVRNLSLGYTLPSTDKSIFSNMRIYFSGSNLFTFTKSKKLDEYDPERGGGESYPMLKNYVFGINLGF
- the pelA gene encoding pectate lyase, producing the protein MKNRIALSKTIGLIGLIAVFAIGSAMGQKDSKDFQDMRWKDVAVKMPEAWYASNEAKLVAENVLLTQKAIGGWEKNKPYHHPMDAGKKAAYLKTKDEIGATFDNDATITELRFLANVYSKTKDERYKQAFEKGINYILKAQYDNGGWPQFYPVRKGSVAYSGHITFNDDAMVNIMRFLKELLSDDPAFQSMQLSDSKKAKIQEAYDKGIACFLNTQIVVKGEPTAWCAQHDSVTLAPAKARSYELPSFSGSESVGIVLMLMEIENPSNEVKASINGAVKWFEDHSVGRLRVDTQTMPDGSKDRIVVEDKNAPLHWGRFYDLETEKIYFCDRDGIKKDSITEIGHERRNGYSWYTRAPEQMLEKYPEWKKRNGIN
- a CDS encoding L-fucose/L-arabinose isomerase family protein; its protein translation is MKNQNITLGIIIGNRDFFPDKLVSESRVEVLNVLEKQGIKAVILGENETKLGGVETYTDARKCADLFKKHKEDIAGVLVVLPNFGDERGIADTLHLADLKVPVLIQGYPDELNKLNVANRRDSWCGKISVCNNLYQYGIKYSITTKHVVHPTDPSFQADLQKFLGVCRVVKGMKNVRIGAIGARPTAFNTVRYSEKILQKNGISVVTCDLSEILGKANKLDITHQRVKDHLEKIHNYASTGKTPSESLIQMAKLDVVLNDFMTENQLDANAIQCWTSLQQNYGCNVCTSSSMFSEGMIPSACEVDVTGTLSMYAMQLASGSPSALVDWNNNYADDEDKCVLFHCGNWAKSFLPDIEISNAPILGTTVGVENTYGALDGRTPASPLTFGRITTDDTKGIMKAYMGDGVLTDDELKTFGNRAVAKIPNLQRLMNYICKNGFEHHVVMNASHTSDALKEAFENYMGWDVYHHEG
- a CDS encoding DeoR/GlpR family DNA-binding transcription regulator, with protein sequence MLPKQRKEKILDLLKEDGSAKVIDLARIFKVTEVTIRQDLEKLEKNGLVIREHGGVHLKNVEDQVRNFSLVHQDNLKEKEIIAEKCLEFIHPGDTIILDSGSTTTEIAKKIINIKGLTVITNALNIALMLGANPNIDIIMTGGEFKAPTLSLTGQKAADFFKGLNVQKLFLATAGISLKSGLTYPSLSDLVVKKAMIDAADITYLVADSSKIGKSAFASLGALSLIDYIITDEGVENKHKEVFKENEIQLIIAEDNN